One Catharus ustulatus isolate bCatUst1 chromosome 2, bCatUst1.pri.v2, whole genome shotgun sequence genomic window carries:
- the CNGA3 gene encoding cyclic nucleotide-gated cation channel alpha-3 isoform X2, whose protein sequence is MAKINTQHSYPGMHSLSVITTDEDIERIENGYIRTHSLREDACSELQGVISVEGGHVPESQASSFTGRGAMARLSRFVLSVRSWATRHSHHGDQRPDSFLERIRGPELVEVSTRQSNIRSFLGARERPGGASSKKEEKKEVKEEKKEEKKEEKKEEKKDDKKDDKKKEEPKKEVFVIDPSSNLYYNWLTVIAAPVFYNWCMLVCRACFDELQMDHVKMWLFLDYISDIIYIIDMFVRFRTGFLEQGLLVKDEKKLREHYTKTTQFKLDVLSLVPTDLAYFKLGLNYPELRFNRLLRIARLFEFFDRTETRTNYPNMFRIGNLVLYILIIIHWNACIYFAISKVIGFGTDTWVYPNVSVPEYARLSRKYIYSLYWSTLTLTTIGETPPPVKDEEYLFVVIDFLVGVLIFATIVGNVGSMISNMNASRAEFQAKVDSIKQYMQFRKVTKDLEARVIKWFDYLWTNKKTVDEKEVLKNLPDKLKAEIAINVHLDTLRKVRIFQDCEAGLLIELVLKLKPTVFSPGDYICKKGDIGREMYIIKEGKLAVVADDGITQFVVLSDGSYFGEISILNIKGSKSGNRRTANIRSIGYSDLFCLSKDDLMEALTEYPEAKKALEEKGRQILMKDNLIDEEAAKAGADPKDLEEKIGRLEVALDTLQTRFARLLAEYSASQQKVKQRLARVETRVKKYGSGSLSVAEAEAEKPEEEKK, encoded by the exons ATGGCAAAAATCAACACCCAACACTCCTACCCTGGTATGCACAGCCTGTCTGTCATAACTACTGATGAAGATATCGAAAGGATTGAAAATGGCTATATCAg AACCCATTCACTTCGTGAGGATGCAtgttcagagctgcagggagtcATTTCTGTGGAGGGAGGACATGTACCTGAATCTCAGGCGAGCTCCTTCACTGGCAGGGGAGCAATGGCAAG GCTGTCACGATTTGTCTTATCTGTGAGGTCATGGGCCACAAGACACTCACACCATGGTGACCAAAGGCCTGATTCTTTTTTGGAACGTATCAGAGGGCCAGAACTCGTAGAGGTGTCCACCAGGCAAAGCAACATCCGCTCCTTCCTGGGTGCCCGGGAGCGGCCCGGGGGAGCAAGCAG caaaaaggaagaaaagaaagaggttaaagaggagaaaaaagaggaaaagaaagaggaaaagaaagaggaaaagaaagatgacaaaaaagatgacaaaaaaaaggaaga GCCAAAAAAGGAGGTCTTTGTGATAGATCCTTCAAGCAATCTGTACTACAACTGGCTAACCGTAATTGCAGCACCCGTGTTCTATAACTGGTGTATGCTAGTGTGCAG AGCCTGCTTTGATGAGCTACAAATGGACCATGTTAAAATGTGGCTCTTCTTGGATTATATCTCTGATATTATCTATATTATTGACATGTTCGTCAGGTTCAGAACAG GCTTCCTTGAACAAGGCTTGCTAGTTAAAGATGAGAAGAAATTACGAGAACATTATACCAAAACTACGCAGTTCAAACTGGACGTGCTGTCTCTTGTGCCAACAGACCTGGCATATTTCAAGCTTGGTTTGAACTACCCCGAGCTCCGATTTAACCGCTTGCTGAGGATTGCTCGGCTCTTTGAGTTTTTTGACCGTACGGAGACCAGGACCAATTACCCAAACATGTTCCGTATTGGCAATCTTGTGTTGTACATTCTTATCATCATCCACTGGAACGCGTGCATATACTTTGCGATATCGAAGGTGATCGGGTTTGGAACCGACACCTGGGTGTATCCCAACGTGTCTGTTCCGGAGTACGCGCGCCTGTCCAGGAAGTACATTTACAGTCTGTACTGGTCGACGCTCACGCTGACAACCATCGGAGAAACACCGCCCCCGGTGAAGGATGAGGAGTATCTCTTTGTGGTCATCGACTTCCTGGTGGGCGTGCTCATCTTTGCTACTATTGTCGGTAACGTCGGCTCCATGATTTCCAATATGAATGCTTCCAGGGCAGAGTTCCAGGCCAAAGTAGATTCCATTAAACAGTACATGCAATTCCGAAAAGTGACTAAGGATTTGGAGGCCAGGGTTATTAAGTGGTTTGATTACCTATGGACCAATAAGAAAACAGTGGATGAGAAGGAAGTTCTTAAAAATCTGCCTGACAAGTTGAAGGCTGAAATTGCCATCAATGTCCATTTGGACACGCTGAGGAAAGTGCGTATATTCCAGGATTGTGAAGCTGGACTTCTCATTGAGCTGGTGCTGAAACTGAAACCTACGGTCTTCAGTCCTGGTGACTACATTTGCAAAAAAGGAGATATTGGAAGAGAAATGTACATTATTAAAGAGGGAAAATTGGCTGTGGTGGCGGATGATGGCATAACCCAATTTGTAGTCCTAAGCGATGGCAGCTACTTTGGTGAAATCAGCATCCTAAACATCAAAGGTAGCAAATCTGGCAACAGGAGGACAGCCAACATTAGGAGTATTGGTTATTCTGATTTGTTCTGCTTATCTAAAGATGATTTAATGGAAGCTCTCACAGAATATCCAGAAGCCAAAAAGGCTCTGGAAGAGAAAGGACGTCAAATTCTGATGAAAGACAATTTAATAGATGAGGAGGCAGCAAAAGCAGGAGCTGACCCAAAAgacttggaagaaaaaataggGCGACTTGAAGTAGCTCTGGATACACTGCAGACTAGGTTTGCGAGGCTTTTGGCAGAATACAGTGCATCTCAACAAAAGGTGAAACAAAGACTTGCCAGAGTAGAAACACGAGTGAAAAAATATGGTAGTGGCAGCTTATCAGttgcagaagcagaagctgaaaaacctgaggaggagaaaaagtaG
- the CNGA3 gene encoding cyclic nucleotide-gated cation channel alpha-3 isoform X1 → MAKINTQHSYPGMHSLSVITTDEDIERIENGYIRTHSLREDACSELQGVISVEGGHVPESQASSFTGRGAMARLSRFVLSVRSWATRHSHHGDQRPDSFLERIRGPELVEVSTRQSNIRSFLGARERPGGASRPKKEVFVIDPSSNLYYNWLTVIAAPVFYNWCMLVCRACFDELQMDHVKMWLFLDYISDIIYIIDMFVRFRTGFLEQGLLVKDEKKLREHYTKTTQFKLDVLSLVPTDLAYFKLGLNYPELRFNRLLRIARLFEFFDRTETRTNYPNMFRIGNLVLYILIIIHWNACIYFAISKVIGFGTDTWVYPNVSVPEYARLSRKYIYSLYWSTLTLTTIGETPPPVKDEEYLFVVIDFLVGVLIFATIVGNVGSMISNMNASRAEFQAKVDSIKQYMQFRKVTKDLEARVIKWFDYLWTNKKTVDEKEVLKNLPDKLKAEIAINVHLDTLRKVRIFQDCEAGLLIELVLKLKPTVFSPGDYICKKGDIGREMYIIKEGKLAVVADDGITQFVVLSDGSYFGEISILNIKGSKSGNRRTANIRSIGYSDLFCLSKDDLMEALTEYPEAKKALEEKGRQILMKDNLIDEEAAKAGADPKDLEEKIGRLEVALDTLQTRFARLLAEYSASQQKVKQRLARVETRVKKYGSGSLSVAEAEAEKPEEEKK, encoded by the exons ATGGCAAAAATCAACACCCAACACTCCTACCCTGGTATGCACAGCCTGTCTGTCATAACTACTGATGAAGATATCGAAAGGATTGAAAATGGCTATATCAg AACCCATTCACTTCGTGAGGATGCAtgttcagagctgcagggagtcATTTCTGTGGAGGGAGGACATGTACCTGAATCTCAGGCGAGCTCCTTCACTGGCAGGGGAGCAATGGCAAG GCTGTCACGATTTGTCTTATCTGTGAGGTCATGGGCCACAAGACACTCACACCATGGTGACCAAAGGCCTGATTCTTTTTTGGAACGTATCAGAGGGCCAGAACTCGTAGAGGTGTCCACCAGGCAAAGCAACATCCGCTCCTTCCTGGGTGCCCGGGAGCGGCCCGGGGGAGCAAGCAG GCCAAAAAAGGAGGTCTTTGTGATAGATCCTTCAAGCAATCTGTACTACAACTGGCTAACCGTAATTGCAGCACCCGTGTTCTATAACTGGTGTATGCTAGTGTGCAG AGCCTGCTTTGATGAGCTACAAATGGACCATGTTAAAATGTGGCTCTTCTTGGATTATATCTCTGATATTATCTATATTATTGACATGTTCGTCAGGTTCAGAACAG GCTTCCTTGAACAAGGCTTGCTAGTTAAAGATGAGAAGAAATTACGAGAACATTATACCAAAACTACGCAGTTCAAACTGGACGTGCTGTCTCTTGTGCCAACAGACCTGGCATATTTCAAGCTTGGTTTGAACTACCCCGAGCTCCGATTTAACCGCTTGCTGAGGATTGCTCGGCTCTTTGAGTTTTTTGACCGTACGGAGACCAGGACCAATTACCCAAACATGTTCCGTATTGGCAATCTTGTGTTGTACATTCTTATCATCATCCACTGGAACGCGTGCATATACTTTGCGATATCGAAGGTGATCGGGTTTGGAACCGACACCTGGGTGTATCCCAACGTGTCTGTTCCGGAGTACGCGCGCCTGTCCAGGAAGTACATTTACAGTCTGTACTGGTCGACGCTCACGCTGACAACCATCGGAGAAACACCGCCCCCGGTGAAGGATGAGGAGTATCTCTTTGTGGTCATCGACTTCCTGGTGGGCGTGCTCATCTTTGCTACTATTGTCGGTAACGTCGGCTCCATGATTTCCAATATGAATGCTTCCAGGGCAGAGTTCCAGGCCAAAGTAGATTCCATTAAACAGTACATGCAATTCCGAAAAGTGACTAAGGATTTGGAGGCCAGGGTTATTAAGTGGTTTGATTACCTATGGACCAATAAGAAAACAGTGGATGAGAAGGAAGTTCTTAAAAATCTGCCTGACAAGTTGAAGGCTGAAATTGCCATCAATGTCCATTTGGACACGCTGAGGAAAGTGCGTATATTCCAGGATTGTGAAGCTGGACTTCTCATTGAGCTGGTGCTGAAACTGAAACCTACGGTCTTCAGTCCTGGTGACTACATTTGCAAAAAAGGAGATATTGGAAGAGAAATGTACATTATTAAAGAGGGAAAATTGGCTGTGGTGGCGGATGATGGCATAACCCAATTTGTAGTCCTAAGCGATGGCAGCTACTTTGGTGAAATCAGCATCCTAAACATCAAAGGTAGCAAATCTGGCAACAGGAGGACAGCCAACATTAGGAGTATTGGTTATTCTGATTTGTTCTGCTTATCTAAAGATGATTTAATGGAAGCTCTCACAGAATATCCAGAAGCCAAAAAGGCTCTGGAAGAGAAAGGACGTCAAATTCTGATGAAAGACAATTTAATAGATGAGGAGGCAGCAAAAGCAGGAGCTGACCCAAAAgacttggaagaaaaaataggGCGACTTGAAGTAGCTCTGGATACACTGCAGACTAGGTTTGCGAGGCTTTTGGCAGAATACAGTGCATCTCAACAAAAGGTGAAACAAAGACTTGCCAGAGTAGAAACACGAGTGAAAAAATATGGTAGTGGCAGCTTATCAGttgcagaagcagaagctgaaaaacctgaggaggagaaaaagtaG